In Gemmatimonadota bacterium, the following are encoded in one genomic region:
- a CDS encoding ATP-binding domain-containing protein, with protein sequence MSVDIVRGTSQKPVSSDALVEIVSQQTTWSGRLFIGYPIYSTSEGLRMIDALLVSADMGVVVFDLIEGHDTGDYGARQDDAANKLEARLKVHKELMQRRDLMVPIHTISFAPALRNPDSCRIDDYPLANASSLIEALNRFTWSGPHGQDMQDMCEKVLSAIEHIATVRKSGIGRSVTEEDSRGAKLEKLEKSIATLDNIQSQTVIETVEGVQRIRGLAGSGKTIVLALKAANLHVHHPDWRIAVTFNSRSLKDHFRRLTNHFFIDQTGEEPDWDRLRIVNAWGSWRGKDHEGIYHEFCRLHGMAFLDFGRARSKFGPGREFEGACEYALAYAQEREPVYDAIFVDEAQDLPPMFLRLCYKLLKHPGRLVYAYDELQSLRGSSLPSPEEIFGKNENGSPKVRFDDTGHPEPQRDIMLSKCYRNSKQVLATAFALGFGVYRKPSHGTKTGLVQMFDRAHIWEDIGYRVRAGALRDGSAVTLDRTEDTSPGFLEVHSDPDDLICFITFRNADEQTEWLTEAIAENLGKDELRHDDIMVINPDPLSTRLTVEPIRRRLKEMGIRSHLAGVDTDPNTFFRPGKASVTLTGVHRAKGNEAGMVYIINAQDCHSAVRNLASVRIGLFTAITRSKAWVRVLGFGESMAMLKSEYEKLKARRFELRFTYPTSEQREQLRLIHRDMTTADFKRLKNRDRHLDNLLYELETGKVQIEDLDEETIARFRNVLME encoded by the coding sequence ATGAGTGTGGATATCGTTCGAGGTACCAGCCAGAAGCCCGTCTCAAGCGATGCCCTGGTAGAGATCGTTTCCCAGCAGACCACTTGGTCGGGGCGACTGTTCATCGGATATCCGATTTACAGCACGTCCGAAGGACTCAGGATGATTGACGCCCTGCTGGTTTCGGCAGATATGGGTGTGGTCGTTTTCGATCTCATCGAGGGACACGATACGGGTGATTACGGAGCGCGGCAGGACGATGCGGCAAACAAGCTCGAAGCCCGGCTTAAGGTACACAAGGAACTGATGCAGCGACGGGACCTCATGGTTCCCATCCATACCATCTCATTCGCCCCCGCATTGAGGAACCCGGATTCATGCCGAATCGACGATTACCCGCTCGCGAACGCTTCCTCACTCATAGAGGCGTTAAACCGGTTCACCTGGTCAGGTCCCCATGGCCAGGATATGCAGGATATGTGTGAGAAGGTGCTGTCGGCAATCGAGCACATTGCCACGGTTCGTAAAAGCGGAATCGGCCGGAGCGTAACGGAGGAGGACTCGCGCGGCGCGAAGCTGGAAAAACTCGAGAAATCGATCGCGACACTGGACAACATCCAAAGTCAAACTGTCATAGAAACGGTCGAGGGCGTACAACGCATTCGTGGTCTGGCGGGTTCGGGCAAAACCATCGTACTGGCGCTGAAAGCGGCCAATCTCCACGTGCATCATCCTGACTGGCGCATCGCAGTCACCTTCAATTCACGTTCCCTCAAGGATCATTTTCGTCGCCTGACCAACCATTTCTTCATAGACCAGACCGGCGAAGAGCCTGACTGGGACAGGCTGCGTATTGTAAACGCCTGGGGTTCCTGGCGGGGTAAAGACCACGAGGGGATCTACCACGAGTTCTGTCGACTGCACGGCATGGCATTCCTCGATTTCGGAAGGGCGCGCAGCAAATTCGGACCCGGCAGGGAGTTCGAAGGGGCGTGCGAATACGCCCTTGCTTATGCACAAGAACGCGAACCGGTCTACGACGCGATATTTGTCGACGAAGCGCAGGATTTACCGCCCATGTTTCTGAGGCTTTGCTACAAACTGCTCAAACACCCCGGGAGACTGGTGTACGCCTATGACGAACTGCAGAGTCTTCGAGGCAGTTCCCTGCCTTCTCCAGAGGAGATTTTCGGGAAGAACGAGAATGGATCGCCCAAAGTGCGATTTGACGACACCGGTCATCCCGAACCGCAGCGTGATATCATGCTGTCGAAATGTTACCGCAATTCGAAGCAGGTTTTAGCCACGGCTTTTGCCCTCGGATTCGGGGTATACCGGAAACCGTCCCATGGGACGAAAACCGGCCTGGTCCAGATGTTCGATCGGGCACATATCTGGGAGGATATCGGTTACAGGGTGCGGGCCGGTGCATTGCGCGACGGTTCGGCCGTTACGCTTGACCGTACGGAGGACACAAGTCCTGGGTTTCTGGAAGTCCATTCCGATCCCGATGACCTGATCTGTTTTATCACCTTCAGGAACGCAGACGAACAGACGGAATGGCTGACGGAGGCCATCGCCGAAAACCTCGGTAAAGACGAACTGCGACACGACGACATCATGGTCATCAACCCCGATCCTCTTTCGACACGCCTGACCGTCGAGCCGATACGCAGACGTTTGAAGGAAATGGGCATCAGATCCCATCTCGCCGGAGTCGACACGGATCCGAATACCTTCTTTCGACCGGGCAAAGCATCGGTGACCCTGACCGGGGTTCACCGCGCCAAGGGCAACGAAGCCGGCATGGTCTATATCATCAATGCCCAGGACTGCCATTCAGCGGTACGTAATCTGGCGAGTGTACGAATCGGCCTGTTTACGGCGATAACGCGGAGCAAAGCGTGGGTTCGCGTGCTTGGTTTCGGCGAATCCATGGCCATGTTGAAATCTGAGTACGAAAAACTGAAAGCGCGGCGTTTCGAGTTGCGGTTTACCTATCCGACTTCGGAGCAGCGGGAGCAGCTGCGACTCATCCACAGGGATATGACCACGGCCGATTTTAAGCGCCTCAAGAACCGCGACCGGCATCTGGATAATCTACTGTATGAGCTCGAAACCGGCAAAGTGCAGATCGAAGACCTGGACGAGGAGACGATTGCCCGGTTCAGGAATGTGCTGATGGAATAG
- a CDS encoding phytanoyl-CoA dioxygenase family protein, translating to MPITDALPEMKRELRFFPARNEHPKTLSREQVDFFNANGYLCPLDVFTPQEAEENRLYFEDLMARADQEGYNSYSINGWQRHCEGIYNLTMNERILAYAEDLVGETLICEMTHYFCKMPGDVQRVSWHQDASYWPLTPSKVVTIWLAIDDVDEENGPMTVIPGSHLHGQIPFENSTKAERNVLGQTVTDPLRWGGDPVPFVMKAGQISMHTDLLLHGSEPNVSDRRRCGLTIRYLPPDVRGRYPEYHRAVICRGSDPSGYWRPIPRPVGDRIPPRNR from the coding sequence ATGCCCATCACCGATGCTTTGCCCGAAATGAAGCGGGAACTGCGGTTTTTCCCGGCAAGAAACGAGCACCCCAAAACACTTTCCCGCGAACAGGTCGACTTCTTCAACGCGAACGGGTATCTCTGCCCCCTCGATGTCTTTACCCCGCAGGAGGCCGAAGAGAACCGCCTGTATTTCGAAGACCTTATGGCCCGCGCCGATCAGGAAGGATACAACAGCTACTCGATCAACGGATGGCAGCGGCATTGCGAGGGGATCTACAATCTTACCATGAACGAGCGGATACTGGCCTACGCGGAAGACCTGGTCGGGGAGACGCTGATCTGCGAGATGACCCACTATTTCTGCAAGATGCCGGGCGACGTGCAGCGGGTGAGCTGGCACCAGGACGCGTCCTACTGGCCCCTGACCCCGAGCAAGGTGGTGACGATCTGGCTGGCCATCGACGACGTGGACGAAGAAAACGGGCCCATGACGGTCATCCCCGGTTCCCACCTGCACGGGCAGATCCCCTTCGAGAACAGTACGAAGGCCGAACGGAACGTGCTGGGCCAGACCGTAACGGACCCGCTTAGGTGGGGCGGAGATCCCGTGCCCTTCGTCATGAAGGCGGGGCAGATCTCCATGCACACCGACCTGCTGCTGCACGGTTCCGAACCGAACGTATCCGACCGTCGGCGTTGCGGCCTGACGATCCGGTACCTGCCGCCGGACGTGCGGGGCCGCTACCCGGAATACCACCGGGCCGTAATCTGCCGGGGCAGTGATCCCTCGGGTTACTGGAGGCCCATTCCCAGGCCGGTTGGCGACCGGATTCCTCCGCGTAATCGGTAG
- a CDS encoding pyridoxal-dependent decarboxylase, producing the protein MKRGTASLLRTTTEHALKWIDGLDHRPVAALTTIDELRQRLDGPIPNGPSDDESVINELVSHTDGGLIGCPGGRFFGWVIGGTHPAALAADWLVSTWDQNAALAACSPAEAVIEETAGRWLIELLGLPGDSSFAFTSGCQLAHLTALAAARRHLLVGCGHDPERDGLAGGPRMHVVSGTHGHHSVERAVRLLGIGSRHLHLVPTTDGCIDPLALGAQLDALGDAPVAVCLSAGDINTGNFDDFRTVIPLCRVRDNTWVHVDGAFGLWARVSARFSHLLDAVETADSWATDGHKWLNTPFDIGFVAVRHPESHRDAISIRASYLTHGSARDQLDWNPEWSRRGRGVPVYAVVKALGRQGIADIVNRCCDAAAGLVEGIGSLPGAEILSPAVINQGLVRFLDPAGTDHDRFTDQVINRIQSEGTAWFGGTDWCGMRAMRISVCSWATLASDVEKTVDAVRRILDAMHSAVDSDTYKP; encoded by the coding sequence TTGAAACGCGGCACAGCCTCCCTTCTCAGGACCACCACGGAACACGCCCTGAAATGGATCGACGGTCTCGACCACCGGCCAGTCGCGGCGTTGACCACAATTGATGAGTTACGTCAACGTCTGGACGGACCGATTCCCAATGGTCCTTCGGACGACGAATCCGTCATCAACGAACTTGTATCCCACACCGATGGGGGACTGATCGGATGTCCCGGTGGACGATTCTTCGGTTGGGTCATCGGTGGTACGCATCCAGCCGCGCTGGCGGCGGACTGGCTTGTGTCGACCTGGGACCAGAACGCCGCGTTGGCGGCCTGCTCTCCCGCGGAAGCCGTTATCGAAGAGACCGCCGGACGATGGCTAATCGAGTTGCTTGGCCTGCCCGGCGACTCGTCCTTCGCGTTCACATCGGGTTGCCAACTCGCCCATTTGACGGCACTCGCAGCCGCCCGACGTCATTTGCTGGTGGGGTGCGGACACGATCCGGAACGAGACGGACTCGCCGGCGGACCCCGCATGCATGTAGTATCGGGCACGCATGGCCATCACTCCGTGGAAAGGGCCGTTCGCCTACTGGGCATTGGATCTCGGCATCTGCACTTGGTACCCACCACCGATGGCTGCATAGATCCGCTTGCCCTGGGTGCACAACTGGATGCGTTGGGCGATGCGCCCGTTGCGGTGTGTCTGTCAGCCGGCGACATCAATACGGGCAACTTCGATGACTTCCGCACCGTGATTCCCCTGTGTCGCGTGCGCGACAACACGTGGGTACATGTGGACGGTGCCTTCGGCCTGTGGGCCAGGGTGTCAGCGCGTTTTTCTCATCTGCTCGACGCAGTGGAAACGGCCGATTCGTGGGCAACCGATGGACACAAGTGGCTCAATACGCCGTTCGACATTGGATTCGTGGCCGTTCGCCATCCCGAGTCCCATCGCGACGCGATAAGCATACGGGCCTCGTACCTGACCCATGGCTCTGCGCGAGACCAGCTCGACTGGAACCCGGAATGGTCGCGGCGTGGCCGCGGCGTTCCCGTGTATGCGGTCGTCAAAGCCCTCGGCCGGCAGGGCATCGCCGACATAGTGAACCGGTGTTGCGACGCGGCGGCGGGTTTGGTTGAGGGGATCGGGTCGCTTCCCGGTGCCGAAATACTCTCCCCGGCGGTCATCAACCAGGGACTGGTGCGTTTCCTGGACCCAGCAGGTACAGACCACGACCGATTCACTGACCAGGTAATTAACCGTATTCAGTCGGAGGGAACCGCGTGGTTCGGAGGTACCGACTGGTGTGGGATGCGCGCGATGCGGATCAGCGTCTGTTCCTGGGCTACCCTGGCCTCCGATGTTGAAAAAACCGTGGATGCCGTGCGTCGGATCCTGGACGCCATGCACAGTGCCGTTGACTCAGATACGTATAAGCCGTAA
- a CDS encoding type II toxin-antitoxin system VapC family toxin, with the protein MSGYLLDTNVVSELTRAAPDKGVVAFLSENEDFWLSTILIHEIEYGVRLLPQGRRRERLTEMLAAVVRIYEDRILPLDRLGAEWSAELRARARKAGRNLDLGDALVAGTAKAHSLAVVTRNDRHFDDLGVDTVNPWKTP; encoded by the coding sequence ATGAGCGGGTACCTGCTGGATACAAATGTCGTTTCGGAACTGACGAGGGCCGCTCCTGACAAAGGCGTGGTGGCGTTTCTGTCAGAAAACGAAGACTTCTGGTTGTCAACAATCCTTATACATGAGATCGAGTACGGAGTCCGGCTACTCCCGCAAGGTCGCCGTCGGGAACGTTTGACTGAGATGCTGGCGGCGGTAGTGCGGATCTACGAAGACCGCATATTGCCCTTGGATAGATTGGGAGCGGAGTGGTCGGCCGAGCTCAGGGCACGAGCCCGCAAAGCCGGACGTAATCTGGATCTCGGCGATGCACTCGTCGCGGGTACCGCCAAAGCGCACAGCCTTGCGGTCGTCACCCGGAACGACAGGCACTTCGATGACCTCGGTGTCGATACGGTAAATCCGTGGAAGACGCCGTGA
- a CDS encoding prevent-host-death protein yields MNQYEAKPSRVWKVSEAKARLSEILRLSEEEGPQRIGTRRPFVVIPERVWRGREEGPRKALGQWLLENIPRGAKLTLPDRSTNRKTPFADDDEA; encoded by the coding sequence TTGAATCAGTACGAAGCTAAACCTTCACGAGTCTGGAAGGTATCCGAGGCCAAGGCGCGGCTGTCCGAGATTCTGCGTTTGTCGGAAGAAGAGGGCCCGCAGCGCATCGGAACGCGCAGACCGTTCGTCGTGATTCCGGAACGTGTCTGGCGAGGGCGTGAGGAAGGTCCGCGGAAAGCGCTCGGTCAGTGGCTGTTGGAAAACATTCCGCGCGGCGCCAAACTGACCCTACCGGACCGCAGCACCAATCGCAAGACGCCATTCGCTGACGACGATGAAGCATGA
- a CDS encoding RNA polymerase sigma factor encodes MTQEEGRCIALEIHHGNRDAVGKLVATYQDRLFTYAFQMLGGSDDALDVTQEAFVKAYTTLTGKYDAERCRTLEVRPWLYRIVRNLALNRLRSRKRRDDALVSMKGNLPAQVVDTGNERSRTSTIRAALAVLGRESRELIILRFIEQYTYAEIATVTGSSESALRGKVYRALRKLRKIMEDDPGGY; translated from the coding sequence ATGACACAGGAAGAGGGACGATGCATCGCACTGGAAATCCACCACGGCAACAGGGACGCGGTAGGGAAGCTGGTGGCGACCTACCAGGACAGGCTCTTCACCTACGCCTTCCAAATGCTCGGTGGATCGGACGACGCCCTCGACGTTACGCAGGAAGCCTTTGTCAAGGCCTACACCACGCTCACCGGAAAGTACGACGCGGAGCGCTGCCGGACGCTCGAAGTCCGTCCCTGGCTGTACCGCATCGTCCGGAACCTGGCGCTGAACAGGCTGAGGTCGCGCAAACGAAGAGACGACGCACTGGTCAGCATGAAGGGCAACTTGCCTGCACAGGTTGTCGACACCGGAAACGAACGGTCACGGACGAGCACGATCCGGGCGGCCCTCGCTGTGCTGGGAAGGGAAAGCCGGGAACTGATCATCCTGCGCTTCATCGAGCAGTACACGTACGCGGAAATCGCGACGGTCACCGGCTCTTCGGAATCGGCGCTGCGGGGCAAGGTATACCGGGCGCTGCGTAAACTTCGCAAGATCATGGAGGATGACCCTGGTGGATATTAA
- a CDS encoding methylated-DNA--[protein]-cysteine S-methyltransferase, whose translation MDINEARQYLDRIRTGEADDEASQSVAKHLERCADLREEAAFLEELAVDSPKLKMTAPAGIEEEVMIRIADRYDVIDTDFGSAHVGFTPKGISAVKLDVEEDGAFESYYKDRLGRPAVRGSLPEAYAEAVRRAIRGEKIAKPPVTLEGLTDFEQTVLEHLARIPTGEVRPYAWLAREVGRPKAIRAVGTVMARNPVPFLMPCHRLVPTTGGVGNYYYGPEMKWTLLEREGIPREDLANWKQRGVRFIGSRTTGIYCYPTCRDARRVQPRHRLEFSCTEEAVDSGYRPCKHCRPLGM comes from the coding sequence GTGGATATTAACGAAGCGAGACAGTACCTGGATCGAATCAGGACCGGCGAGGCGGACGACGAGGCCAGCCAGTCCGTGGCGAAACACCTGGAAAGGTGCGCGGATTTGCGCGAAGAGGCCGCTTTTCTGGAAGAACTTGCCGTGGATTCTCCCAAACTGAAAATGACCGCTCCCGCAGGGATCGAGGAGGAAGTGATGATCAGGATTGCAGACCGATACGATGTGATCGACACGGATTTCGGATCGGCACACGTTGGGTTCACACCCAAAGGCATTTCAGCGGTTAAACTCGACGTGGAAGAGGACGGCGCCTTCGAATCCTACTACAAAGACAGATTGGGGCGGCCTGCGGTCAGAGGTTCGCTCCCCGAAGCGTATGCCGAAGCGGTCAGGCGGGCCATAAGAGGAGAGAAGATCGCCAAGCCACCGGTCACGCTGGAAGGGTTGACCGATTTTGAACAGACCGTGCTCGAGCACCTGGCCAGGATTCCGACGGGCGAGGTACGACCCTATGCCTGGCTGGCCCGGGAAGTGGGCCGGCCGAAGGCTATCCGGGCCGTCGGGACCGTCATGGCTCGCAATCCCGTTCCCTTCCTGATGCCCTGCCACCGTCTCGTTCCTACGACAGGAGGCGTCGGGAACTACTACTACGGACCGGAAATGAAATGGACGCTGCTGGAGCGGGAAGGGATTCCACGGGAAGACCTGGCGAACTGGAAGCAGCGCGGGGTTCGCTTCATCGGCAGCCGGACGACCGGCATCTACTGCTATCCGACCTGCCGCGACGCCCGGCGCGTTCAGCCGCGGCACCGGCTGGAATTCAGCTGTACGGAGGAAGCGGTGGACAGCGGATACCGGCCGTGCAAACACTGCAGGCCGCTGGGGATGTAG
- a CDS encoding J domain-containing protein yields MDDTTNRALHSLDLAPGASLDDVKKSYRELALIWHPDKVPERVKDRATAKFTEINEAYQWLVRNPENLRMYSTHRSTSQRQSPPHYRSSSQSSRTRTEYSRSGASGRASQSGASWTDASSGTGSGSSSDPAVQRVRQAARGILTDARAGLYVYPDIDPDRAANFVVSLQRDIRFSGVAATVNDLLVFYDIDGSGEEGMAITRSNHLVNNNTGTLYDIGELVEVRLKEGFFFWSEIVVRRLGSRKFELAGYAENGPGRALVSILGNLIGND; encoded by the coding sequence ATGGACGATACCACGAACAGGGCACTTCACTCGCTTGATCTCGCTCCGGGCGCGTCGCTGGATGACGTGAAGAAATCGTACCGGGAACTGGCGCTGATCTGGCATCCGGACAAAGTGCCCGAACGGGTGAAAGACCGGGCTACCGCCAAGTTTACGGAGATCAACGAGGCATACCAGTGGCTCGTTCGAAATCCGGAGAACCTGCGGATGTATTCGACTCACAGGTCAACTTCGCAGCGGCAGTCTCCTCCTCACTATCGTTCTTCCTCGCAATCTTCCCGTACACGAACGGAGTATTCCCGGTCCGGCGCGTCAGGTCGAGCCTCACAGTCTGGTGCCTCCTGGACCGACGCCTCCAGCGGCACGGGATCCGGGTCGTCGTCCGATCCTGCTGTTCAGCGTGTCCGACAGGCCGCTCGTGGCATCTTGACCGATGCCAGGGCCGGCCTGTACGTCTACCCCGATATCGACCCCGACCGGGCGGCGAACTTCGTCGTTTCGCTGCAGCGTGACATACGTTTCAGCGGTGTGGCCGCGACAGTGAACGACCTGCTGGTGTTTTACGATATCGACGGTTCCGGCGAGGAAGGCATGGCCATCACCCGGTCGAACCACCTGGTCAACAACAACACCGGGACCCTCTATGACATCGGCGAGCTGGTGGAAGTCCGTTTGAAGGAAGGGTTCTTCTTCTGGAGCGAGATCGTGGTGCGCAGACTGGGAAGCAGGAAGTTCGAACTCGCGGGTTATGCGGAAAATGGACCGGGACGGGCGCTGGTGAGTATTCTCGGAAACCTGATAGGAAATGACTGA
- a CDS encoding XRE family transcriptional regulator — protein sequence MTTGLIGRRIKALREERGLSQENVAKIFGFSDRQTVSAIETGARRVTAEELLLAVERLGAPLEYFTDPFLLAGEGRFSWRQTGVEIERLEACEQCAGRWIGAYRTLAPQVGYETPLMRRAFGLTRHARFEDAMALGERFVTELDLGEVPAVRLMEVMERELGILVLMMDAERGISGAACRLPELDAVLIARHEVVGRRHFDLAHELFHLLTWDAMPPEHSEDALETGGNRTEQLTNNFAAAVLMPAATLARFGSWSGLAEDKLIRKLHAVANELRVTASALRWRLVALGELKPAVARSVPDAALRNNSTEMAENGLPALFSRPFMVVLSLAIERGYISVRSIASLLDLDVEDLVDLFAAHDVQCAIEL from the coding sequence ATGACGACAGGGCTTATCGGCAGGCGAATCAAGGCGTTGCGCGAGGAACGCGGGTTATCGCAGGAAAATGTAGCGAAAATCTTCGGGTTCAGTGATCGGCAGACGGTATCGGCTATCGAGACGGGCGCGAGACGCGTGACGGCGGAGGAACTGCTGCTCGCCGTCGAAAGACTGGGCGCACCGCTTGAGTACTTTACCGACCCGTTCCTGCTGGCGGGAGAAGGACGCTTCTCCTGGCGCCAGACCGGCGTCGAAATTGAACGGCTTGAGGCCTGTGAACAATGCGCCGGTCGCTGGATCGGCGCGTACCGCACGCTCGCGCCACAGGTCGGATACGAAACGCCGCTGATGCGTCGGGCGTTCGGTCTTACCCGCCACGCGCGTTTCGAGGACGCCATGGCACTCGGCGAGCGGTTCGTCACCGAGTTGGATCTAGGTGAAGTCCCTGCCGTGCGCCTCATGGAAGTCATGGAACGCGAACTCGGTATCCTGGTGCTCATGATGGACGCCGAGCGCGGTATCTCCGGCGCGGCGTGCCGCTTGCCCGAACTCGACGCGGTGCTGATTGCGCGACATGAAGTCGTCGGACGCCGCCACTTCGATCTCGCCCATGAGTTGTTTCACCTCCTGACCTGGGATGCGATGCCACCCGAACACTCCGAGGATGCGTTGGAGACCGGAGGCAACCGCACCGAGCAACTCACCAACAACTTCGCGGCGGCGGTTCTGATGCCGGCCGCCACCCTGGCAAGGTTCGGAAGCTGGTCTGGCCTCGCAGAAGATAAGTTGATCCGGAAACTACATGCGGTGGCGAACGAGTTGCGCGTGACGGCCTCAGCACTGAGATGGCGGCTGGTCGCACTAGGCGAACTGAAACCCGCGGTCGCGCGGTCCGTACCTGATGCAGCATTGCGCAACAATAGCACAGAAATGGCCGAGAACGGCCTGCCTGCCCTGTTCTCGAGACCGTTCATGGTGGTACTCAGCCTTGCGATCGAAAGGGGCTACATCTCGGTGCGAAGCATTGCCAGCTTGCTTGACCTTGACGTCGAGGACCTCGTAGATCTCTTCGCTGCACATGACGTCCAGTGCGCAATTGAGCTGTGA
- the tenA gene encoding thiaminase II — MTTASATGSITDLMWSETVSIYDAILAHPFIKGLTSGDLDRSAFEFYTVQDALYLKDYARALSLAAVKAPDEDTIILFNEHAKGCLVEERAMQENFFDVFGLSSEEVWATPKAPVCQAYTSYLLSVAYGRPFHEVVAVVLPCYWIYWEVGKALAEKGSPDPMYQQWIDTYAGEQFAECVVAVLEITNRVAHGLPLEDREAMLGHYVTTSRYEWMFWDMGYRKEQWPV, encoded by the coding sequence ATGACGACCGCATCGGCGACAGGATCCATCACCGATCTCATGTGGTCGGAGACGGTATCGATCTACGACGCCATACTCGCCCACCCCTTCATCAAGGGACTTACCTCTGGCGACCTGGACCGTTCGGCTTTCGAATTCTACACCGTCCAGGACGCGCTGTATCTCAAGGACTACGCCCGGGCCCTGAGCCTCGCCGCGGTGAAGGCCCCGGACGAGGACACCATCATCCTCTTCAACGAGCACGCCAAGGGATGTCTCGTGGAAGAACGGGCCATGCAGGAGAACTTCTTCGACGTCTTCGGGCTGTCGTCGGAAGAGGTCTGGGCCACGCCCAAGGCGCCGGTATGCCAGGCCTACACGAGCTACCTGCTTTCCGTGGCCTACGGCCGGCCTTTCCACGAGGTCGTGGCCGTGGTGCTCCCCTGCTACTGGATCTACTGGGAAGTGGGCAAGGCGCTGGCCGAGAAGGGATCGCCGGATCCCATGTACCAGCAGTGGATCGACACCTACGCCGGCGAGCAGTTCGCCGAGTGTGTCGTCGCCGTTCTCGAGATCACGAACCGCGTCGCGCACGGGCTTCCCTTAGAGGACCGCGAGGCCATGCTGGGGCATTACGTCACGACCAGCCGGTACGAGTGGATGTTCTGGGACATGGGATATCGGAAGGAACAGTGGCCGGTGTGA